gctaactccgccttaacgttaccccgttgccacatcgttcacagaaaacgagccgaataCAGATGTCACTCGTGGCGATAGcagtgtgctttgtgtggatgaagcatgaagttaatttgactcatttagcggctggctctctgcctcgaAACATTACTATTCCGCTGCTCGTTTTTCAGTCAGTTATTGTAAAACCTCAGCTCCGCGACTTGCCGGATTAAATGGGGTCTAAGAGAGTAAAATTTGGCATTTGATTGAAGATGATggggttattttttttctggatttttacAAAGCTTTTGACATGGTTGAAcatccatttattttaaaaacactggAATATTTTGGATTTGGGGAAAGGTTTATAAGGTTAATTGAAATTTTATATGAAGATATTAGTAGTTTGGTTTCTCTGCCATTTGGAAAATCAAAGCGTTTTGACATAAAATGAGGTATTTGTCAAGGTTGCCTAAGCTcacttttgttatttattattgtggCTGAATTATTAGCAATCCTTATGGTAAACAGTCAAAACATCCAACCACTAAATGTTATGGGAAGTTCATTGGTCATTAATCAGCACATATTCTGGCAATACTAAATGATATCTCTCTATTCTCTAAAGCTTTTGGTTTACgtttaaatgtgaaaaaatgtgaGTTATTGGCTATTCATAATCACCCTCTGATTAATGTATATAATATCCCAGTAAAAACTGAAGTTACATTTGTATGGAGTTACAAAGTATAAGTATGTCGGGTAAACATTTAATATAGAAAACAATATACGGAAAAGTAGAACTATCCTAAATAGTCTTGCTTCCTGCGTCCTCTCTTGCTTCAGAGGGACTTATCCATCTTTGGACACATTTTGCTTATGAAGATGGAGAGTTTGTCTACActtatacagtcaggtccataaatattgggacatcgacacaattctaatctttttggctctatacaccaccacaatggagttgaaatgaaacgaacaagatgtgctttaactgcagactttcagctttaatttgagggtatttacatccaaatcaggtgaacggtgtaggaattacaacagcttgtatatgtgcctcccactttttaagggaccaaaagtaatgggacaattggctgctcagctgttccatggccaggtgtgtgttattccctcattatcccatttacaaggagcagataaaaggtccagagttcatttcaagtgtgctatttacatttggaatctgttgctgtcaactctcaatatgagatccaaagagctgtcactatcagtgaagcaagccatcattaggctgaaaaatctaaacaaacccatcagagagatagcaaaaacattaggtgtggccaaatcaactgtttggaacattcttaaaaagaaagaacgcaccggtgagctcagcaacaccaaaagacccagaagaccacggaaaacaactgtggtggatgaccgaagaatactttccctggtgaagaaaacacccttcacaacagttggccagatcaagaacactctccaggaggtaggtgtatgtgtgtcaaagtcaacaatcaagagaagacttcaccagagtgaatacagagggttcactacaagatgtaaaccattggtgagcctcaaaaaacaggaaggccagattagagtttgccaaacaacatctaaaaaagccttcacatttctggaacaacatcctatggacagatgagacaaagatcaacttgtaccagagtgatgggaagagaagagtatggagaaggaaaggaactgctcatgatccaaagcataccacctcatcagtgaagtatggtggtggtagtgtcatggcgtgggcatgtatggctgccaatggaactggttctcttgtatttattgatgatgtgactgctgacaaaagcagcaggatgaattctgaagtgtttcgggcaatattatctgctcatattcagccaaatgcttcagaactcattggacggcgctcacagtgcagatggacaatgacccaagcatactgcgaaagcaaccaaagagtttttttaagggaaagaagtggaatgttatgcaatggccaagtcaatcacctgacctgaatccgattgagcatgcatttcacttgctgaagacaaaactgaagggaaaatgccccaagaacaagcaggaactgaagacagttgcagtagaggcctggcagagcatcaccagggataaaacccagcgtctggtgatgtctatgcgttccagacttcaggctgtaattgaatgcaaaggatttgcaaccaagtattaaaaagtgaaagtttgatttatgattgttaatctgtcccattacttttggtcccttaaaaagtgggaggcacatatacaaactgttgtaattcctacaccgttcacctgatttggatgtaaataccctcaaattaaagctgaaagtctgcagttaaagcacatcttgttcgtttcatttcaactccattgtggtggtgtatagagccaaaaagattagaattgtgtcgatgtcccaatatttatggacctgactgtatatccaGTTTTTCATTGGATATTTCTGATAAATCAATCAAGACAATTCAAGACAAATCAGAATAACTTATTACTTATAATTTAGTAATTTAATATAGAAAAATAAGCATCATTACATAAGCAGGAATGATATTGTAAAATAGGTTGAGAAAGAGGGTCTAAATGCAATTGACTTTGATCCAATGAATGGTATCACCAAATTAAAATGGTTACGGTTTCCTTAGGAAAGGTGAAtgtttttggtttaattttaCATCCATGATCTTCAGGAAATTTGGTGGTATAGAATTCTTATTAAAATGTGACTTTGATATTTCTAAACTACCTGTCAAGTTATCTGCTTTTCATCAACAAGTTATCCAAACTGATATACAAGCATAATGTTACcccacacacagtcacaatTTGGAATAATAGAAGCATATTAATTAAGATTAAATCTTTCAGCAGAATTTTTAAAGAGTTTTGCAACTGAACTGGCTCCACTTCTGTTAGAGGTATATAGAAAGGCACTGGAGAAGGGCACACTGCCACCAACATTTAGGCAGGCTTTGATAACTTTGGTTACTAAAAAAGGTAAAGACCTAGGAGACTGTAAGAATTACCGCCCAATTTCCCTAATGCAGTTAGATGttaagattatttaaaaaatgttggcaTATAGATTAAATAAGGTCATTACTTCTGTAATTCACCCTGATCAGGTGGGGTTTATTCGCAGGCGTAGCTTGTCAGATATATCAGGCGTCTCATTAATATTGGTCAATATAGGACAATATAGGAGGCTTCTGGGTATTATTCTATGCTTATGCAGAACCTGGGGGATGGAGCCTGGATAGCCCTAAAAAGACATGGGAAAGTGATCTGAGTATTACACTGGATGATGAGGAGTGGGACAGAATCTGATGAATATTAAAACCATATCATGAAATGTGAGGGTGTGCCTCATTTAGTTCAAGATTATGCATTGCTTCTATTGAACTCCCTCCAGAATTGGTCTGAAAGAaacaccaaattgttggaaatgtaagacagaggacaACCAATTATTTCCTGTCCTATGGCCctaaggtccaggaattttataccgggatacatgataacctacgacataggttatcatgtatcatGATATCATGTATAGGTTAAATTCCTTGCAATGGACCCAGGTTCTGTTCAGCCCAagtttatttgttctgggagatgtgTCAATCCTAAGCaggatggataagcacataagaagctagGTCCGGACtagatagccagacagattattctaagaggatggaagaatgaaggggtgccgtcaatctaggagtgggcttgtgagacggctagggtggcggcgtttaaaaaaatgtcgtataaacggttttccagattggatgtctattctagaaaatgggaaaagtacctgagctttctggagggctccaaAGAAGCtctgtgctggggagagacgtgtataATGGGCTTATGGTGCTGTCACTTTTATAATACAACTTTTTATTGTCAGCCAGGGCTGAAATTCTTTTTGCATCCCTGGGTAGCTACTTAGTCAAGCAGTGCTACAATAGAGCATAATACTCTGAATTACTGataataatagaaaataaacaCGCAAATAAGTTCTATATGAGAGGTCCATGAGATATTTTCGTCTATCATGACACCCAGGTATTTGTAGACTGGGACTTGACTAATTACTGAATTGTGAATCGTCACTGCAGTTGACAATTCGGGGGTTTTCCAAAGGTGATTTcctctgtcttcacagtgttaATAATGAGAGAGTTTTTATAACACCactcatatgtttatttggtttattgtctattttgttactattttgttgaatggtcttgaatattgtagttactgtgtcatcctTTCTTGATTTATGTCCGTCCTCTGCCTTCTCTGCATCCTCTGCCCAATACTATGTTcctccctctgccccccagACACACTTTCTCTTCTTGCCTCGCAGGTGTTGCTGTTAAAGcattttaaatggattttttacaaagaagagagaacatttttataaatgataATGAGATTTGGTAATTGGTTAGGGTTTGAATAAattactatttttatttaatattttgatCCTTCTTGCCTCTCGAATATAGAGGAGGAGCAACCTCCTCTGCCTCTATGGACCAGCCTCAAATGAGAGAGATCTTTATTGTGCTGCTGTAACATGTAAAttccttttaaataaatgtaaatttaaaAGCACCAaattggagatacatggttttcattgCAAAAGATGGGTATAAAtactttttatctaaaaagtgACTAGTAACAACAGCTGTCCgtcaaatgtagtggagtaaaaagtacaatatttgcctgtTAGATATAGGGAATTTGCATAAAAtgagtacttgagtaaatgtgctaAGTAACATTCCACAACCGCATTTGAGAATGGCTACTGCCATCTATTTACAACTGGGTTCACATCAGAGCAGCTGGTTTATTAATGACTTCCAACAGTTTAATGGTACACTAAATTCTTTACTAATAATTAAGAAACAATTTGAATTATGGGTTAATGATTAGTTATTTAGTAAGCTAATGGCTTATGATCACACACTGTTGCAAAGTGTATACATTTATTGCATATTGTCAATACAAATATGACATATTATAAATTTGGTGCACATGATAACAGATTGACTTCAATGACCTTTTCTGAAGAATTGTTCCAAATCCACTTCATCATTGGAACTGTATATCTTCCACTTAGCATGTCTGATACTGTGGAGCTGGTGTTATTTGTGATTACAtccatacaacaaaataataacacaatataataaCATTTTCCTGTGTAGAAATCCAATTTGGCAAACTGCCACCCTAACCAcctcacaagcccactcttgAATTGaaggcaccccttcattcctccatcctcttaaaagaatctgtctgcctatcattaaactagtttggaccaagggcgtaaatcccaggggggtcgggaGGGTCAGGACCCCCTacatctaagggttgtccccccctagaaatatcattaaaacaatgctgtgtattgtaaataacataatgatgtatacttaaaatatctgtgtaagcagaaaaacaatacaaccccccaaaaatgctttttaagtttagaaacattttgagttccccctcccttgcctcacagtggtttggtccactgcctgctgtacgttaggatctgcgctagactcacagtctcatcgggtagtgacaggaatgtagtaagtaggcggttcaaggctattttattcacattaaacatcggattaagtttttcttttctcaaatagaaatgatgctgagtaattaataaattagtcatgacaaaaaagtttgctatgttagtgtaatataatgtaacgttacctagcttatagcttgttggatagaaatgcactaagcctaacgttatgtgtgtgaactgatattagggttaatattgaagatctacagttgtgttttgctcaatatgaagttaagtggctgatcagttaaatatatatcctctgtcccagacaaaacctaatatttatgtggaggacgcaagatcattttataattataatatgaccacgtggtgaacctatgaacctaactcatatttagacatctgacgttaaagttttgtgttgttgttaaaaatgacagagaaaagaaaaacagacataagatcctttttcagtaggcttacaccaaaacgcaagtaagtacaataagtcctcatatcaagacaatttggtaacatctttataagaatgggtgcttatggaaatactaacgtcactatgtcacaggcaaaggagacagaaagaactgaggaacagggagaccagggccagtcaggtgtagagtctcaaggagaccagggacagtcaggtgcagagtctcaggtaagtgtgttgagcttagttcatatttttggaggtgtgtggctgagGTCATggttagcagatgagctttaccagtggctcattaatttacattatgatcagctataaacaagtgtacaaaagcattgtatttcttttatatggggacactttttcaaaataagtcattatgttttaaggtatttttgtggcttgattataaacaacttagaaataaataaataaatgattttaaagaagaatatttcattcaatttagtcagctttttcattgaatcaagagaaacactgaaaggaagggtaatggtacagtctccatgctacactaacgatggtataaaggctttcctctgtgaacacatgtcctctatgagtataattgtggctgtattatttgtatcctcttcaaaaattgctcttcagaaattttatgtttattgtcccccccctactgttagatcagatttacgcccatggttTGGACCCAACTTTGTATGTGCTTATATATTCCTTTTAGGATTGACCAATCTCCTAGAACAAATAATCtggggctgaatggaacctgagTCCCTTCAATCCAACCAATAGAAGTgatgcataatcttgaactgaaATTATGCACACTCTCACATCGCgtgacatagttttaatatttCTACAAATTCTGTCCCACTCCTCATCATCCAATGTAATACTCAGATCCcttccaatgtctttttgaagGCTGACCAGGCTCCATCCCCCAGGTTCTGGGAGCTGGTGTTATTGACCATTAGAGTGCAGCAttgtgattttttatttattttattttttaaagtaaatattTAAGAGTAacttaagaaaaataataacaagAAACATCCAAAGTGTATAATGTATAATTCATGTATCAGGTGTCCTTCTCTTTACTGACAGAGTCAATGTGTTTGTCATCATTGCAGAGGCCTGTCGTACCCTGGTTTGGTAGAGGCAACAATGGGAAACCTCCATACTTGCTGCTCATGGTTCCCCAAGCTGGGTTGGTTGGGCACTGCTTTGAGATGAGCACATGCTGCTGAGCTTGAAGCATTTCCCTGGTGTCTCTCTTCTTGGTACAGAGCAGGTAGATTATCTCCATGATGTTAAGGATCACCGAAATGCCTGAAACCACAAGCATGAAGACAACAAAAATTCTTTTCTCGGTGGGACGAGAAATGTAACACTGGGCACCACTTAAAAGGGCACAAGGTGGAGATATAGTACAGTGGAAGTAGGAGACCATAAACACGGTGCCAAAGATGTAGAATTGGCCCACACTGAATCCCACCTCCAGGATGATCGTGAAGATCAGCTGGGTCATGTAAGTGCAAAAGAGGATACCTGTTATCTTTACCTTCCCTCTGTCATCTGTATACCTTGGCTTTATAAGTACAGTTCCATTTGTGCTGTCCCGCTGCTTCTCCATCATCCTCTTCTCTTTGTGGATGATGTGGACAGCATGGCCTAGGTAGACTAAGGTAGGTGTTGACACAAAGGTGATCTGCAGGACCCAGTAATGAATGTAGGATATTGGGAACATCCAGTTGTAGCAGCCATGTTTACATCCTGGTTCCAAGGTGTCACAGTGGAACTCTGACACTTCGTCTCCCCAGACTTTGTCTGCAGCAGCACCCAGGACAAAGATCCTAAACAGGAAGAGGACGGTCATCCAGATCTTCCCCACCACAGTAGAGTGAGACTGGACCTTGTCTAGCAGTGAGGACATATAAGACCAGTCACCCATGACtggaaataaatgtctgaagtagaggagaaacacacagacattaaaatTATAGTTGTGGATTAAAAAAGACTTGTACTAAAGCATTCTactctatattttatttatcaagGAGTCTGCAATTCCATAAAGACAAGACCTAATTAAATTAAGAGATAAACTTTAAGTGTCTgcaaaaataattgaaatgaaaacaactaTAGTCTGTCAGAATCTaggtttgtgaaaaaaagaaaggcaagaaaaacaatgcaacaagTAGGCTTTAAATTTCTATTATTCATAAACCTTTAAGCCTTATCTAGCCATACTTCTAAGAGCACTAACAATTCTCTAAAGAGCCAacttttcaaataaataaataaaatttatttattgaaaaccCATTTAGAGAATTGTGTCACCTGTCAGAGGGCTCACTAGATTTATGACAGCACAGCCTGATACCCACTGCAGGGTTTATTGATAGGTCAAAACATCATATTAGATGAATTTCCACTATGTACTGTAGGAAGTGAAGGCTTTAAGAGCATGATTAGTCACATATATGCTCAGAATAGCTAATCAGCAGagccaaaaataaattaaaaaaatgataataatcAGAAGATTTCGTATcttctgattattattattattattatacagttttcagtggtgatCCAGAATGAAGCAGTGAGTGTACAGTTTTTTTGCTTAGGGTggagattattttttaaatttgtttaaaatctatGGAAAATTCTGCAGCTGCATATTCCGTATGAGCCTGCTAATCACACATAGGACGTGTCAGACACAAGGCTGTACCCCACATCTGCCATAATATTCCCCTTTCTCAGTGGGATGTTATTTGTAAAAGCCTATATGATGAATCTGCTGCTGTTAAGCTAAAGATTATTAATGGACAGAGAATGCCAACAAAATCAAAAGTGCAAGAATATATCCTGCTGTTTGCACTCctcaaaatgcaaacaaagtGGTGTAACAACTATTGAAAGCAAACAAGTAAGTAGCAGCTGCATCTGTTGGACACCCTGTTGTGAATTAAACATTTTCCTTCAGATAACATGACCAGTAATATACCTTTGTACAGTTTATTCATAGAGACAAGGGGTGACTTAGGTCAGTGAGGATAGATGGCTCTGAGTCAGTTTTGAAGGGATCATttatgtgtttctttttgtctttgcttAAGTCCAACTTTtagcagtttgataaatgcagGCCCAGATTTCTAAAGGCTATTGCTTCATAAATACAGTGTAATCTACAGACGTAACACATTTGTCATAGAGTCAAGTTACTATAAATTTGCATCTTAAATATGCTTAGGTAGTAACTTGGAATTGCGACAGATTTTTCCTAATCCATACATCCTCttttttcttaatgttaaacagttatattgtacatatttgtttctttattgtttattaatgtttaatatgttaatgtatgcaccaatcatcaaggcaaattccatgtaagtgttacttacttggcaataaatccttttctgattccaattctgatTAAAGAAACACCACAATACCTCctgtgacacaaacacatattaaaGAACCAGTGAACCAGTTTTGATTTAAGGTTGCAGAAACATAAAATGTACTCACCTGTCAGGCTTCAGATATtataatttctttttcattacAGAAGAGCCAGAGTGCAGGCAACGAAAGATGTGATTCCCTGACCAGGATGAAACTTAAATACCGTTGAGGTCTATGGGCTTGGTCTGACTGACTTAGGCATGGACACTTCAGTCTGCTGTCCACAGCTTCTCGTTTTACTCACTCAAACTCGTGATAATTTTGATGAGTCAGATGAAAAGGTTTCCTCATGCTCAGTTTCGGTAAAGGAAGGCTTGATGACCCATAACACCACATTTTCTATCATTAAGTCACACTGTATGTTTTGCCTTAACTCCCACTTTAATTGACACACCTTACACCCAGACTGTATGCATCTAAAAAGGAGGATATGCAATTGcaacatcagaatcagaatcagaaagggttttattgccaagtacgttttttaacacatacaaggaatttgttttggtgttgttggtgcacgtcacacattctttagatggaatattaaacaatataagtataggtataaacaatttAAGTATAattatatgtacacagtatgtattaaattaaataaaaaataaagatagaaataaaaaaataaataaagagcaaatagcattacagcagagaggatagtggcatgaagagccaggggtagagagtcagggtggtttccgggccttgttaataaggctagtggcggagggggtgacgtgaggttttggtcctgatggacctcagcctcctgccagaggggagtgtctcaaagagtttgtgtccggggtgggagggatcggccacaatctttccagcacgcttcagagtcctggtggcgtataggtcctggagtggtggcagattgcagccaatcatcttctctgcagaccgaatgacagaatgactgcagtctgcccttgtccttggcagtggcagcagcgtaccagatggtgatggaggatgtgaggatggactcaatgatggctgtgtagaagtgcaccatcattgtctttggcaggttgaatttcttcagctgccgcaggaagtacatcctctgttgtgctttcttgacaagggagctgatgttcagctcccacttgaggtcttgggagatggtagttcccaggaagcggaaagactccacagtttCAATTGttgagccacagagggtgataggggcaggtggggctgggttcttcctgaagtccacaaccatctccactgtctttagagcgttgagctctagattgttttggttgcaccaggtcaccaggtggtcagtctcccacctgtaggcaaaaaacaccaaagaccgacAAAAGGTTACTGGGAGCCAGCTACAGATCACCACGAGCCAGTagcggagtggcaatcgggagagttgggacttttcccggtgggccggtagtgttttGAGGCCGCAagggccggtctgataatagttatacattgcaagttcttagcaacaccattCGGCAGCCTGGTGTGCGGCTAATCAGAAAGCACTAACGAAGTGCAGGTCACAAACATGTctaggattttcagaaatataggggGATCAGTGAGCAGCCCCTCCCTAAATGGCATAGCCCTGATCGGCCTATGACATAAAGCCATCGAATACCTCTTTTTTTCTCGTCATGTTTGGTAGTCTATCTGCAacgttaacagacagtgtgtgagtctagtAATTGAAAGCCAAacaagaaaagggaaaggtggcgctgagaaggtcagactcaaaaggaaaaaaatgatgGGGGAGGAGGCAGCAAAATGCTCCAAAATAACGGACATGTTCTGCGCATCAACGAGTAAAGATACTATAGGTGAAATAAGCTAACTTTGCTAAGCAACTAATGTTACAGCTAGGCACAGATGGGAATTAGCACCAGCTACCAGCCAGCCAAAAGCTTGTGAAATTTGAAAGTAGCTTGTGGTAAATATGAGACAAATTAATGGTTTACTATTAAATTGCGCTTGAATTTGTCCTTCAATGGTTGGCAGATGTTCCTAGTTTTAAAATGAGTAACTTCCCTTGGCTGCTGCTATGTTAAGTATATAAGGATTATGACGCTAACACTAGCAGAAGTTAATGCATGTTCGAGCAAGGTGACTGTGAAAATTCACGACATGGCCATTGTATGTGGATTTCTATCACACAAACTTACGTCACAGACCACTCATAACTCCACACCATGATGTTGGAGGTACAAACAATATCTTTGAGAGTTTTGGTTGATTTGACCATCAGTTAACTTCGATACAGGCACCTTACTTTGGATAGACAATACAATAGCAATATTTCGTAGGAGTTAACATAAAAATCTAGACTGAAGTAACTCAACAGTAGTGTTCTAAAGATGTCAAATAGGTCCTTATAGTTACCAAGATGATAGCTAAGGAGCCAGAAGTAAACACACATGGATAGCTATAAAAACTGTGCTTTCATTATACAGCTAAACATGACATAATACTTTTATAACCTTTGAGCCAGCTCCTTACTATGTGATTGCATGGCGATGCAGCTTGTGTTTGCACCTCCAACAGCATGGCATACCTGTTATCACCCACAAATATCCTCAATGTATGTTTGTGTCAAAGAATTGCATTGAACTTATCCAAATGCTGTAACATTCATTATCTTGCTGTACgaaaacatgttcacatttgtaAGCGACTATGTCCTGTCCTTGTTCTTTTTAGCTCCCACAGTATCAGAGCTCAGTCAGACTCAGCCCAGTGATGAAACTGGTGAGACAGAGCTAGGAGGAGAAACCACAGCTACAGTCACAGGTGTGCACATTGCACAATGTTATTTATGAGTGCAACAGggtataatgtatttatttttttattttttattttatttatttcaggacaatgcacattagaTGAACATGTACAGAAGTACACGTAAAAGTGCCAGATTGTAGCCCAAGGGCTAATTTCCATCTATAGTCCATTCATCAGGTAGatattacaataaaaaggacaaaagatATACAGCAGCAACATTTGCTATATCAAACTAAGTAAAACaggatgaaagaaaagaaatgcaggATAATTCATTAGTCAATGTGACACAATTCATTAGTATGCTCCATCGAACTAACACGGCACAGCATACAGGTGGAGATGACCACATGCTTGGTTAGCTCCAAGCCAGATCCAAGACCAAACATATACAGCAATAACATTTGTTATATAAAACAGGGAGaaacaaaatgataaaaaaaataaacaagacaaatcattagtaaatgttaaaatggAGACACAATTCATTAATACGCTCTACTGGGCTAATACGGTACAGCATGCAGTCAGAGGTGGTTGCACGTTTGGTTAGCTCTGAGCCACACCTTTACCTGGCTCTTAAAGGTGGCCAGAGTGGGGCATTCCCTTATAGTTGGGGGTA
The Sander vitreus isolate 19-12246 chromosome 18, sanVit1, whole genome shotgun sequence genome window above contains:
- the LOC144533512 gene encoding gap junction Cx32.2 protein-like, translated to MGDWSYMSSLLDKVQSHSTVVGKIWMTVLFLFRIFVLGAAADKVWGDEVSEFHCDTLEPGCKHGCYNWMFPISYIHYWVLQITFVSTPTLVYLGHAVHIIHKEKRMMEKQRDSTNGTVLIKPRYTDDRGKVKITGILFCTYMTQLIFTIILEVGFSVGQFYIFGTVFMVSYFHCTISPPCALLSGAQCYISRPTEKRIFVVFMLVVSGISVILNIMEIIYLLCTKKRDTREMLQAQQHVLISKQCPTNPAWGTMSSKYGGFPLLPLPNQGTTGLCNDDKHIDSVSKEKDT